Part of the Vulpes vulpes isolate BD-2025 chromosome 13, VulVul3, whole genome shotgun sequence genome, CAAAGTATGGATTCTTTCCCCACCAACACATAGCCAGGGTCACAGCTGTACTTTATGGATGTTCCTGGGTCAAAGCGGACCAGGTGTCTATCTTCCTTTTGCCCATTGAGGATTTTAGGAGGAGCTTGGCactctaaaggaaaagaagaaaaagtttctTATATAAACAGCAGAAAGAAACAACCAAAGAAATTATCATTAATGTGTCACCCAGTTTGGGGTAATTTTAGTggttcatatttctttttcttttctgcacttAGGTTGACTTTATTCAGTTCCTACTTGGTGCTCTAAGTCTTCTTCTATCTCTTCTTTTCTTAAGGAAATGCACATGTGTTTAATGGGAAATATCCCTGGGGTGGTGGCTTTGCTgacttcccttaaaaaaaattactattgaAACAAACAAGCATTTTCTTCCCTAAAGAAGGAGGCAATTTAATGATCCCCTACTGCTTTTCCCCCCAAGGATACTtccacaaaatggaaataacGGCTGAGGGACAATGTTAAGAAAATCTATATAATCTATAATCACTGTAGGTAGTAGAATGGAGAGgactagaaactggaaaagaaggCCCTGCTTAAATCCATAACCCCATCATCTagctcttcagaaaaaaaaaaaaaaagaatcagtagCACCTTCACTGAGTATTGGAACACTCACCCTTTTCACAGACTGGTGCCGATGGCTCCCAGGTGCCTTGGGCATTACATCGGATTGCCTTACTGCCCTTCAGGGAGAAGCCAAACGTGCAAGCAAATACCACAGTGTCATTATAGGAATATTGCTCTTTCTGCCCCCATGATATTTGGCCTCTTAGAATCTGGGGAGGTGGACAGTGAACAGCAGAACTAGAAAGTTCACAGCGTGGGGCAGGAGCACTCCAGATCCCAATCTTCTGACTGTCGGCGGTACAATAGATAGTCTTCTCCCCCATAAGAATGAATCTCACTCCTTCCTCTGGGTCCGGGTCGCAGGTATAAGTGACTATGCTTCCATATGGAACATTCCCTGAAGGGCTGCTTGTATGTCTTCCATTGAGAATAGAAGGAGGTGGCGGGCAAagaatttctaaagaaattaGAGAGAAATGACAAGATTGCAGCTATACTGCAAAGAACACCTCAGATGTTGCTTGATACCGCTGTCCCATCCTAGGTTCAGGGACAGTTGATAACTTGCATCTGTAACATGCCTCGATGTACCAATCAAGGCAGCTATAGCagtataactttatttattttttttaagatttatttatttatttatgatagacacacagagagagaggcagagacacaggaggagggagaagcaggctccatgccgggagcccgacgcgggactcgatcccaggactccaggatcacaccctgggccaaaggcaggtgctaaaccgctgagccacccagggatcccctatagcaGTATAACTTTAAAAGTATGCTTTAGAACTTTATTCTTGACTATATCTACTGAGGAGATCCCCCTTTCTGTGCCAGGCCTGGCTGGCAAGTCTACAGagctttcagagaaagaaaagcctaGGAACCCTGTCTCACTTGAGTAGGCAGGGTAAAGAGGTGGCCAAAGGATGCTTCAGTGGAGAACATATACCTTCGAGATGTCTATGTGAGATTTTTGCTCTATAAGAATCCGTATAGTAATGACTAAACCAAAAGCTTTTAGTTAAGCTGAGAATGAAGGGTTCTGCTCAAGGACCAGGGAGCTAGCTGCAAACCACAGTGTTGCAACTTACCTTTGCATACTGGCATCTTGGTCCAAGAAGCCTGCTGTCCGGCAATTACACATCGACTGGAAGGTTGGCCTTGTAATCGATACCTGGAGACAGAGTGGGGTCATTCAGGACTATCACGCAGTGGGTGTTGCAGAGCAACAGCCTCCACTTAAAATCCAAGATAAATTCACTTAATTGGTGTGTACCAACCCCTTTCATAAGCATTATCTCTCCAAGACTTGCCATAAGCTGTCCCTGGATTCTCATAGAGGAGCCCTTGGCAGGTCACACGACGCACACATAAACCAAAGGAATTAAATCTCAAAGGCCCTCTTGACACTCACCCTTCATTACAGTCAAAGTTCAGAGTTGCACCAACCCGAAGACTTGGAGGGCGCTTTATCTGTCCATTGAGAAATGGTCCTGGAGGTTCACACTGTGCCTCTAAGGAAGTAAGCCAAAGATGAGCAAAGCATGGCAAATAACagcccaaattctttttttttttaattttatttacttatttattattttacacagagagaaagcacatgcacataaggagggggagggactgaggaggagggagagaggcggagagaggcagagagagggagagagagagagaggaagaggtagagatagagagagagagataaggagggagagagagagagaaagagagagagagagagagagagagagagaaaatctcaagtaggctccacactcagcatggagccctatgtgaggcttgatcttaggatcctAAGATCACGACTGgtgccaaaattaagagtcagatgcttaactgattcagccacccaggtgccccagaatagtCCAAATTCTTAAAATTGATCGTAAATTGAGGTACCTTTACATGTGGGAATAACGGCGTTCCACTTTCCTGAAGACAAACATCTAATAGTCTTTTCTCCAACAAGCAAGTAACCAGGTTCACAGTTGTAAGTCACAGATAATCCTGGGGCAAAGGATTCAACCATCTCCCCTGTGTGATATCCATTGGGGATCGTGGGAAGTGGTGGACACTCCAGGGGGaaatctttacacacacacacattaggaAAAAGGCCATCAGATGACACATCCTTCGCAATCTAGATTTTAACTTAATGCATAGATCCAAATATATGACATGTGATCTATAGTAAACAGTCAACATTAGTTTTCAACTCAGCCTTCCAAAGATCAGATAGGTGTGGCTTAAATGCATGTATTATGTACTACAAATGgtacattattttctatttttagctaCACGAATCACATATACCTTGTGAAAAATTTCAGTTAccaaaaaaagttcattttcacCCATAATCTCCTCCTACCCATAACCTATTCTCTGCACCAAAAGTAGTATGTTATTATTTAGGGAGTCATCCTGCCAGACATTAGTAATATACCTTTTGGGGATCCTACATGTGATACACACATAAACTCATAGTACAGTACATGTATGTAATTTacttaatacatattattttacgttttttctttgcttaataATCTGTCTATATTTTTCCATGTGAATACATATAGATCCATCTAAATCTTTCACCCCATTCTATCTTAAGATCTTCCCTACTTCCAAGATTATATACCTAACTATAGATAGATtcatatttttctaatgatttgaCATCAGAAACTCAATTCAACTCAATTGATTTAGAATTGATCACgagtattttttttatgaagaaaacaGCTAATTTTGATGGTACAATCTTTGTCAAGTGCTGTCAGTCCCTGTAATCGTATAAATGAAGTTCAGCTTTAGGGTTCAACAACAACATAAACCAAGCcaaatgataagaaaatgaagaatttataGTAGTCCCTATTTTCAAAGTCATTTGATCTGAAATGCTATGGCTTCATAGGTGACTTGGACAGCAGGGGACCTCTTCAGAAAATATTCGTAGAGCCTACAGATAACAGGGCATCATTTCTGCCAGAATAGCCCAACGACTATTCAAAGATGAGTTTTAAATCCACTGGGTGTATTTTGCTATTAAATACCACATTTCTTCTCAGTTTAACAATAACTCAGATATACAgtttaaaaaccattgaatttcCACATCCCAAACAACTATGATCCCCATCCTTGTGAGACTTATTCGATTCAGTTATTAGGTAGGTGTATGTTCAGTTACATTTTCCGAATAGTTTTTGCTCTATTgatgtttgctgaatgaacacTTATATCCCTCCaggagtatgaaaaaaaaaatcaagaaaccaTAATTTTCaccctttctgcccctcccactcttcCACATCCACACTGTTCTTCCTTCAGAATAAAAACTTGGTCCGCACAGAGATGGAAGGTCCCAGCCTCTCCACTTagctttgtgtctgtttttactTACCACTCTCACAGGTCGGTAGTGGTGTTGGCCCCCAGGTTTTATTTGCTTGGCACCAAACAGATTTGTTTCCTTTCATGGTGAAGTTGGTATTACAGGTAAAAGTCACTGAATCACCATGTCTGTATGGTGGTCTAGATCTTTTGTCTCTGTATCCTCCTGGTACTGTGGGCTCAGGGCAAACAGAATATCTATTATAATATTCACATGTAGGAGGAGGTCTATCCCAGATTCCTCTCACTTGGTCTTTACTTATACAAAAAAGGAGTCTTTCTCCAATGAGACGGAAGGCTTTAAAACACCTGTACTTTACCGCAGTGTTAAGAGGTACGGGATCAGAAGAATGACCGCTCCAACCATTTTTGATAGGAGGAGGAGGCTCACAACGAATCTCTGAAAGCAGACAACGAAATATGTGGTCATACTAATCCTGAAAATGACCAAGATTTACATTTAGATGAAAGGTCCAAATATAGGTCATGTCACTGTTTCAGAAACAGACTTAGaaatttgtataatttatttcttaCTCATAGTCCATGCTTATCCCCGACCTCCTAAGTTCTTACATTTCTCTCCATTTGCAGCAAACAAATCATCTGGTTTATAAACACCATCCTAACCAAACAGTAACAATGAACCAATTTATTGCATAGTTTGGAGTCTCCTCAATTTCATAGTGAATAAAAGGCAAACAGCacataaaaattatcttaataatATGTTAACCAATGCACTAATGAAATTTGGGCTCAACAGACCTGATTTCAAATCTCAACGGCTGTATGACTAGGCAAGCCCTCTCTAAACCTCAATTTCTTAGTTGATAATATAATCCAAAGCCACTTCATAAGGTTACAAGAAGAATCCAGTGAGATTAAAGTACCTGAAATGACAAGTACAATACCTGGAACATACCAATTATTCAATGCCTGTTTCAAACCCACAACTGGGGCTGCAAGTGGTGAGAACATTCATCtttagatagatgatgatgatgatgatgatgatgatgaaagatagatagacagatagatagagtACCTGATACAATATATAGTTGATTAAACAAACTTAGTTTTGCTCTGCAAACTAGACCACATACAGGAGACTGGCATACGTATATTCAAAGCACACATATGAATAAGAAGTTATAATTGATAAATGTATGAGAATTCACCAAAAATCAAGGGACAAGATCcataattgattatttttgttttctactcaCGTTCACAGACAGGAAACTTATTATTCCAGAGTACGCTCATTCCTTCTGAGACACACTGACTAGAAGATTGGCCATTTAATCGGTACCTTAAACAATAAGGGGTAGCAAATCATCACCAGAACAAGTCGATTCTCAGCTGCATGGAATTAATCACCTCTCTCAAGTCTGCAGTATTAatggcttctatttttttaaaaataatttctggctTAAGGAAAAAGTCCAAGGTTGAATCAGCTCAGCTATATAATGACTTCAGACCAggtaaaaacacaggaaaaaatccTAATGGTCATAGTCTCTTTTTGAAATCTCCATTTCCTCTTTGGCATCCAAATGTCAAGATTCTTTTGaccatttagaaggaaaaaattgCAGTTCCtaatgaagaaaatctttaatACCTTGTTACCTAAGATCAACCCAAAGAACCTCTCTTACTGAACCCCCGTTACTCTCCATGATAGGAGCCTTAATTTCTGCCCCCAAATTTTGCCTTTTCACATGATGAAAGGACAATTCCTAGCTCCCTCTGAGCATGCACAATATACAGAATTGAAGAAAAATCAATAGGATTTGCTTCCTATTAGGATTATTAGTCATACaaggtaaagaaaataagagaaaaaaatcagaaagagaaaaaaactttagCTATATTGCAAGATCATTTTTTGCAATGCTTAGCTATGGATCATGGGTCTCAATTCAAGCCCTCTCACCTCACACTCACCCCTTATCACAAACAAATGAAACCTCTGCCCCAAGCTGGAAATTAGGAGGAGCCACCACATGGCCATTGAGAAGCTGGTTTGGAATGGCATCGCATGATTTTGctaggaaaaaagagacaaggcTGGCACATGAAGAGTCAGGAAATGGTTTCCTTAAGATGAAATAAAGCTTTAGGCACCTTCACATTTGGGGGCTGTGTGGCTCCAGGTTCCCAAGGATGTACACTGCATAGTGTTAGTCCCAAGGAGGGTATAGCCAGGGTCACAGCTGTAGGACACTTCCTGTCCAATTGTAAAGAATTCCTTATCCAAGTTGTTATAACTACCATGGTTGACATGTGGAGGTAGTAGACACCCTGAGAAAAGAACAGGACCAGAGgccttttatttctgaaataagaaCTTTCTCCTCTACAACCTAAGCAGAGGTGGAATGAAGGTGGTTTTGGCAACACTCCTAAGCATAAGGCAGAGACTCCTTTGGCTCGGGTGGAGGTGGCGTGGGACTAATgtgcattacttttttttagatatgatGAACCATGAAACTCTGCTTTCCCTATCATGATCTATGCTGGGACACATAACACCCACTCATCATATTccatttaactaaaaaaaatatatattagtgaATATTCTCTCACTAATATTGTAGCCGAGGGAACCTAACTATTATAATAGATTTTTTACCATCAGAATCTACCTCTTTCTTCCTGCTGTCCCCAAACCAGGTTGATAACATTTCTAAAGCCTTGTGGAAGGGGCTCCCCATGTTGCCAGGTTTTTAGTAAGTCAGATGTTTCTTAGGAAGAGtagggggaaagggggaatggGGAAAAGGACTCAGTCTTAATTCTAGCCTTATTCCATAAGGGCCACATTTCTCACAATGAGAACATAAAACTTCAATGGTATTTTTAATCCAATTCTGACATCAGTCAATTTCCTCCATTGGCATGGCCAATAGGATTGAgagcttattttattattgtttaagtAAAATTGAATCATATatatgttttggaaaaaaaaaatctcatcagtggctgtttttcttcttcttttttttttttttgaagtgtctCCTAATCTGCCCTACTTTAATGCAGATCTTGCACTGTCCCAGAATATAGTAAATTTCCTACTTCTTCAACATTTGCATATTACTTCCAAAGTTTACTTACAAATTCTTCAACCAAGATCCCCAACTAGCTATACtatctttcccctcctcctctatAAGTACCATGTATCTATTTCTCTGATGGTTTTGTTTCTAGATCCCCCAAGTTTCAACCCAACTCACCCTTAAAGCAACTTGGCAGTGGAGGATCCCATTTGCTGTTTGGCTGGCACCATACTATGTTGCTGCCTTTCATGGTAAAGCCAGGCTTACACCTAAATATCACAgtatcatttaaagaaaatgaacgTCCAAATCCAGATTCTATAATTCCATTTTCAACTTCTGGAATTGGGCACTTGACTAGAGGAATACACTGAGGGGGAGGGCCACTCCAGATGCCAACTCTATTGTCTTTGCTGGTGCAATATATTGACTTCTCACCCACGAGGTCAAACAGCTTTTTTCCATTCTGTCCAGTATGGCACTTATAAGTCACCACCATTCCATAGAAAAAGTCCTCTCTACTGCTGCTGTAAAAGTCCCCGTTGGAGATGGCTGGGGGTGGCTCACAAGGAATAGCTTTTGGGGGGtaggtgggaaaagaaagaaggcatttAAAAGTTATACCTTCTGGGAATTTTGTCTTCACTCTTGCAAACCAAACTTCAACTCAGCCAACAATTAACCCAGATTGTTGAAATTCTGTATCCTCATCTCAAAGAGGATTCTAAATAGGAAGTGTCAAGGTCAGAAGATTCATGGAACTGGCCTGACAAAGAGTAAAACTATGATCTGCTCACTattcctcccactccccaccccaaagTATAGATAAACTATTATGGGAAACACCTAGGATGGCCAACGTTTTGCACAGAATAAAGATGGCAGAGTGTAATTTCATAGTATATTTTAAGCACTTATTCACTATGAAATAACTTATCATCAAAGAACAGTAATCAAAGGAAAGTGTGGTGGGATTGGGAGATACAGTAGAAGAGAAACTACAGCTCTGTGCCCAGAACTATCAAAACCAAGTGTAACTCTCCTGGGTACTTATTTTGATGTGTAGATGCTCATTTTCTCTGTAGCAGGGGACAAAAGGAATTACATAGGCATTAAAGGGATCATTTTACTCACATTCACAAAAAGGCATGTCTCTATCCCAGGTTACAGTATTGTCAGAGATAATGCATGTAGCAGATGAATCACCAATAAGTCGATATCTAAAGGCAAAGAGATGAGTGATCATCTCCCAGCTAGTGGACATTTTAGGAAAGCTTAGTTCCTTTTCTACTGAAAGAAGGGCAAGGGATAGAATATCATGCATGACAAGTAACGATGATCAACTAAGGactcatgcaaaaaaaaattcaacaatccAAAGCCAAATAAAATTTGGCTCCTGTTCAGTAATGTTGGagatttaaaatcagaagaaaagtaGCCTAAATTTCTCTTCTAGTGGGTAATCTTGAAGAGTTTTCTCTAGAGCAGATGAGGGTGGCAATTTTCTTCTTGTTCATCTATTTTTAAGGGTGGGTGGCAATTACCCGGATCTCTTTTAGAGAACTGATAGTTTCTGATTGAAACCCCTGTTCTAATACCTGTGTATTCCAGAGAGGTCTCCTGCCAACTCACCCTTTATCACAAGAATATGTGATTGTTGACCCAAACACGACACCCGTGGTTATGAGAACAGAGCCATGGAGAAGTTCTCCAGGACTCCTACATGATTTACCTATAatggagaacaaaacaaaacagaatttggGACTGGGATTTGGGGGGGTTCTCTGTGTTTTATATTAAATACCAACCTGACTGGAGTTGCCAACTAGCCGACTTATACTTACTCAAGGacattttttgacatttataagACTTCTATCTTCCAAAGGATCAATTTCAGGACATGATTTGGGGAAAGCATACACTGTATATTTCTGAGCATGGATGCAAACATTATTTGTGGTCAACCATAATTGATAATCtctatttcccctttttatattCTGTCAGTTGATGGCATCATTTACCAAGACTgtggcttaaagaaaaaaaccctcatagtCATTATTTCCCTTCTGTAACTCATACTCCAAATCTACTACTCTTCATTCAAATGGTAACCAAATTTTAGGGACTAGATTCCAGAAATCTCTCTCCAAACCAGCTACTTAGTCATTGTTATAATCTCTGATTGGGTCATTGAATAACAAAATTTACCTAACTGTGGTCCCCATTTGGTCTAGTACATCTTCTATACCACtgcatacattttctttaagaagCGCAAGTGTGGCCATTCCCCTCCACGCATTTAAAAACTTACAATGACTTACCATtatttattggggaaaaaatgcatGGCCCATCACAACTAAGCTTCAGTCCACTTAATTAACTACTATTCCCCATCATGAACCGTATACTCCTGCCACactgaattattctttttttccaaagacctCCTGTTCTTTTGTAcctctaggctttttttttaaatttttatttatttatgatagtcacacagagagaaagagagagaggcagagacacaggcagagggagaagcaggctccatgcaccaggagcccgacctgggattcgatcccgggtctccaggatcacgccctgggccaaaggcaggtgccaaaccgctgcaccacccagggatcctgtacCTCTAGGCTTTTGAATATGTTGTCTCTTCTGCCTGTAATGCCTAGATTTCCCTAGTTCTCCAACAGCATTCATTATTTACTTCTCTATGGccccataaaatttttaaataaagaaattacatCAGAGTACAGCATTTATTTAAGAGCCAGTCTTTACAGCTAGTATAGGAGTTCCTCAATGGCCTAGACTAGCAAATTCTTATGTGTATCCTCAGCCCTATCATCTAGCCTAATGCTTCATACCTAGTGGTTActggaaaatatttcttgaattgaaTGGGCTAAGAATGAAAGGGCATGAGTGTTCTttatatactaatttttaatCTCACTCTAACACAGTATAGAGACCAGAGAACAAAGTTGTTGAGCTTACAAGATAAACAGGGCTGGACAGCTGTGATGACTTAACTCCAATACCCAATGGTTttaggaataaaagaaacaaacaacaacaacaaaaaggaataaaagaaacacaaggaACCCAGGAGCCCCCTTCCTTTGAGATTAATTACTAATTTGCTGGTCTTTTATCTTGAAAATAATAGGTTTGTTCATAGAGAGACAATGCTAGATCCAAAGATGCCCCTATTACAGATTACTCACGTTGACAGGGTTGCTGAACATCTGACCACTTGGAAGACTGTAGGCAGGTGACAAAGAATGACCCCTTGATATACCCAGGAAGGCATTCATATTCCCAAGATGTCCCAATTGCAAACTCAGACAGATCACTCTGAAGTTTAGGCTTAGCAAAAGGATACTTTGGCAGGAACTTACACTGACCTAGAGACAAAGACCACAGGAATATCAAAACTAGGAGAGCCTAAAACTTTTACTCTGCTTCTGTTCTGTCACCAATTATCCCAAGAATTTTGATCTTTAGAAATTAAAGAACAGGTCTTGCAGTATGGGTGCATGTACAGAGATATAAGATCAGAAGTTCAAAGGCTTTTTAGGATAGACTTGGAGGAAGaactggagaaaataatttttttataaaattccatAAAGACCCTGGAGTTGTTCCATCttattactcatttaaaaaaaccccTCTAAGGGGTTTTTATCCCATAAGTAACCTCTTCTGGGATAGCATAGGGAACTAAAGTACTAGACAAAAGGAACTAGACATTTTGAAACAATTCCctgtgattttaaataataatattattattactattaataaaacaaatattatccTAGGAGATGGTTAAGAAACTGTAACATTCATATACTTGAGGATATACCTGGAAAAGTCATTTATCTGGGTATTGAAAGAGAGCTCAAGTTTCAACTCCAGAATGGCAGTATATTTTAATGTCAAATTTACaaacctctttctttttcaaacaagTTTGAGACAGGTACAGgtgaaagtcaaaaaataaacatgaactaAATGAACAATGTCAAACACAGAACTCCCAAGGTTACAGCCACACTCAACCTTCTTGTAGCCTGACACTTCTGTTGGAGAAGTCATAGACAGGATCTAAGAATAGCCATTACTGTTAGGACCCAGATATCATGGTAGGTCTTCTTCTATTTCTCTCCTCAACTCCTTTGGTTTTCTTCATTGACCCCCACCAATGTCTCCAAGTGAATACCTGTGCAAAACAGCAAGACTATAGGGAAGGTAAAGGTTTGACCTCAAAGAAGACCAACTTCACAATCTGAGCATTATTACTTGTACCAATTCATCCCAATCAAGTGatttaatatgtaattatataatataaataaggaCAATACCAATAATTCACAAGCAGGAAGACCAATTTAAACTTGTAATAATCAGTAGCAATGGTGTGGGCTATATTGGAACCAAGatctaaaagcagcaagagcagAAGGGTACTTTATAAGGTTATCATCTGAAGAGAAAGAGATAAGAATCATATTTTCTGGATGAGAAATAATGGGAAAATCTCATCCCTGATAAGACTTGAGACTCTTTCTTTTGGGGACAATAATTCTTATTTGGAATGAATTGGCAAAACTCCAGGTCACAAGAATTTCCACCAATTGTGTGTTCTCTTCCATATCAGAAAAAAGGAGGTTAGTCCATGAGCCATTAAGTAATAAAACTTTTCTATGGGTCATGGCTCTCTTCACATCACCCCacaatcaaaaggaaaaatcagagtaGATCATGACTAGATCTAAAATAGAAGAAAGTGGCAAGACACTGACATATGCATTCTTTAAACAACCTTAAAAACTAAGGAGGCAAAGCAGTCTCTGGAGAACAAGGATACATTTAACTCTATTTGGGTCCAAGGGGCTTTACCTGGAATGGCTTAGAAATCCGTTTGAAATGAATGAAGAAtatataagataataaaaataaaactgaaagttaGGTCAGAGAGCAGATAGGAAGAAAAACTATTATTGAGAATGAGAATTATTATAATCAAATACCTTAACTCTGACTTCCTGGCTATTTGATCATTTTTGAATGACAGTTATGCATACTAACCAAGGTACCGTCCCCAACACAGGAGATACACTGTGAACATTAGAAACTAGGTTCTCACCCTCCTGGAATTAATATTCCAATAGAGGGAGACAGGTAAATACCAATAAATAAATGGTatgtaaaggaaataaacagtGATGTGACAAAATGTAATgcaccaggaggaggaggaggggagaggagggcataTGACTTCAGTTGTGATGGTTGAGGAAGGCCTATGAAGA contains:
- the CR2 gene encoding complement receptor type 2 isoform X2 is translated as MGAAVLLCVSLALIAPGVLAEHQGQCKFLPKYPFAKPKLQSDLSEFAIGTSWEYECLPGYIKGSFFVTCLQSSKWSDVQQPCQRKSCRSPGELLHGSVLITTGVVFGSTITYSCDKGYRLIGDSSATCIISDNTVTWDRDMPFCESIPCEPPPAISNGDFYSSSREDFFYGMVVTYKCHTGQNGKKLFDLVGEKSIYCTSKDNRVGIWSGPPPQCIPLVKCPIPEVENGIIESGFGRSFSLNDTVIFRCKPGFTMKGSNIVWCQPNSKWDPPLPSCFKGCLLPPHVNHGSYNNLDKEFFTIGQEVSYSCDPGYTLLGTNTMQCTSLGTWSHTAPKCEAKSCDAIPNQLLNGHVVAPPNFQLGAEVSFVCDKGYRLNGQSSSQCVSEGMSVLWNNKFPVCEQIRCEPPPPIKNGWSGHSSDPVPLNTAVKYRCFKAFRLIGERLLFCISKDQVRGIWDRPPPTCEYYNRYSVCPEPTVPGGYRDKRSRPPYRHGDSVTFTCNTNFTMKGNKSVWCQANKTWGPTPLPTCESDFPLECPPLPTIPNGYHTGEMVESFAPGLSVTYNCEPGYLLVGEKTIRCLSSGKWNAVIPTCKEAQCEPPGPFLNGQIKRPPSLRVGATLNFDCNEGYRLQGQPSSRCVIAGQQASWTKMPVCKEILCPPPPSILNGRHTSSPSGNVPYGSIVTYTCDPDPEEGVRFILMGEKTIYCTADSQKIGIWSAPAPRCELSSSAVHCPPPQILRGQISWGQKEQYSYNDTVVFACTFGFSLKGSKAIRCNAQGTWEPSAPVCEKECQAPPKILNGQKEDRHLVRFDPGTSIKYSCDPGYVLVGKESILCTSDGVWTPTVPECKVAECKPIGNQVFDKPQNGFIRPDVNSSCDEGYRLGGSVYQSCQGAIPWFMEIRLCEDITCPPPPVIYNGKHTGTSSENVPYGTVVTYTCNPGPESGVKFNLVGESTIQCTSNDQEMGTWSGPAPFCKLSLPTVQCPPVYVANGYKISGKEAPYFYNDSVAFKCNRGFTLKGSSQIRCKADNTWDPEIPVCEKEAPCQPVRDDFQEPPPIQSPVIPVNTSCQDGYRLTGHAYQKCQDAENRVWFQKIPLCKVIHCEPPPMIEHGRPRGVMAEHFLYGNEVSYECDQGFSLLGEKNIRCISDPKGHGSWSKPLPQCLKPPPVTHCPNPEVKHGYKLNETHASYAHNDTVYFACNAGFIMNGSHVIQCHTNNKWMPGVPTCIKKAFIGCQLPLKIPNGNHTGGDTARFSPGMSILYNCDQGYLLVGVAILLCTHDGTWSQPAPYCKEVNCSSPEYINGIQKGLEPGKMYQYGAVVTLECEEGYTLEGSPQSQCQDDHGWNPPLAVCKSPASLAPLLSGLSAGSVLLIFLIGVTLCTILKHRERNYYTNQSPKEGDLHLETREVYSMDPYNPGS
- the CR2 gene encoding complement receptor type 2 isoform X1, whose amino-acid sequence is MGAAVLLCVSLALIAPGVLAEHQGQCKFLPKYPFAKPKLQSDLSEFAIGTSWEYECLPGYIKGSFFVTCLQSSKWSDVQQPCQRKSCRSPGELLHGSVLITTGVVFGSTITYSCDKGYRLIGDSSATCIISDNTVTWDRDMPFCESIPCEPPPAISNGDFYSSSREDFFYGMVVTYKCHTGQNGKKLFDLVGEKSIYCTSKDNRVGIWSGPPPQCIPLVKCPIPEVENGIIESGFGRSFSLNDTVIFRCKPGFTMKGSNIVWCQPNSKWDPPLPSCFKGCLLPPHVNHGSYNNLDKEFFTIGQEVSYSCDPGYTLLGTNTMQCTSLGTWSHTAPKCEAKSCDAIPNQLLNGHVVAPPNFQLGAEVSFVCDKGYRLNGQSSSQCVSEGMSVLWNNKFPVCEQIRCEPPPPIKNGWSGHSSDPVPLNTAVKYRCFKAFRLIGERLLFCISKDQVRGIWDRPPPTCEYYNRYSVCPEPTVPGGYRDKRSRPPYRHGDSVTFTCNTNFTMKGNKSVWCQANKTWGPTPLPTCESDFPLECPPLPTIPNGYHTGEMVESFAPGLSVTYNCEPGYLLVGEKTIRCLSSGKWNAVIPTCKEAQCEPPGPFLNGQIKRPPSLRVGATLNFDCNEGYRLQGQPSSRCVIAGQQASWTKMPVCKEILCPPPPSILNGRHTSSPSGNVPYGSIVTYTCDPDPEEGVRFILMGEKTIYCTADSQKIGIWSAPAPRCELSSSAVHCPPPQILRGQISWGQKEQYSYNDTVVFACTFGFSLKGSKAIRCNAQGTWEPSAPVCEKECQAPPKILNGQKEDRHLVRFDPGTSIKYSCDPGYVLVGKESILCTSDGVWTPTVPECKVAECKPIGNQVFDKPQNGFIRPDVNSSCDEGYRLGGSVYQSCQGAIPWFMEIRLCEDITCPPPPVIYNGKHTGTSSENVPYGTVVTYTCNPGPESGVKFNLVGESTIQCTSNDQEMGTWSGPAPFCKLSLPTVQCPPVYVANGYKISGKEAPYFYNDSVAFKCNRGFTLKGSSQIRCKADNTWDPEIPVCEKDCQPPFGLQHGRHTGGNRVVFVSGMTVDYTCDPGYLLVGNKSIHCMPSGTWSPSPPRCEEAPCQPVRDDFQEPPPIQSPVIPVNTSCQDGYRLTGHAYQKCQDAENRVWFQKIPLCKVIHCEPPPMIEHGRPRGVMAEHFLYGNEVSYECDQGFSLLGEKNIRCISDPKGHGSWSKPLPQCLKPPPVTHCPNPEVKHGYKLNETHASYAHNDTVYFACNAGFIMNGSHVIQCHTNNKWMPGVPTCIKKAFIGCQLPLKIPNGNHTGGDTARFSPGMSILYNCDQGYLLVGVAILLCTHDGTWSQPAPYCKEVNCSSPEYINGIQKGLEPGKMYQYGAVVTLECEEGYTLEGSPQSQCQDDHGWNPPLAVCKSPASLAPLLSGLSAGSVLLIFLIGVTLCTILKHRERNYYTNQSPKEGDLHLETREVYSMDPYNPGS